One segment of Salvia splendens isolate huo1 unplaced genomic scaffold, SspV2 ctg1076, whole genome shotgun sequence DNA contains the following:
- the LOC121788563 gene encoding uncharacterized protein LOC121788563 isoform X3 yields the protein MFAIILQDLSVIPTDVSGAFPMEICEEEKEVLPESGDSTSQDHVVVDSVKSHCRINETRDGRLRQANISSAAARPCLALKIE from the exons ATGTTTGCAATTATTCTTCAAGATTTATCTGTAATACCCACAGATGTTTCGGGCGCATTTCCTATGGAGATTTGTGAAGAGGAGAAAGAAGTATTGCCTGAAAGTGGTGATTCTACTAGTCAAGACCATGTTGTTGTGGATTCAGTGAAGTCTCACTGCCGAATTAATGAAACACGTGATG GCCGGTTGAGACAGGCCAATATATCCAGCGCCGCTGCCCGCCCTTGCCTAGCACTGAAGATTGAG TGA
- the LOC121788563 gene encoding uncharacterized protein LOC121788563 isoform X1: protein MFAIILQDLSVIPTDVSGAFPMEICEEEKEVLPESGDSTSQDHVVVDSVKSHCRINETRDGRLRQANISSAAARPCLALKIEERLQLEKVEEKKFAYFAAPSLLEGMKIVSYVMLAFPDLVFCLCIAICLLWFSMDQNQ from the exons ATGTTTGCAATTATTCTTCAAGATTTATCTGTAATACCCACAGATGTTTCGGGCGCATTTCCTATGGAGATTTGTGAAGAGGAGAAAGAAGTATTGCCTGAAAGTGGTGATTCTACTAGTCAAGACCATGTTGTTGTGGATTCAGTGAAGTCTCACTGCCGAATTAATGAAACACGTGATG GCCGGTTGAGACAGGCCAATATATCCAGCGCCGCTGCCCGCCCTTGCCTAGCACTGAAGATTGAG GAGAGATTGCAGCTCGAAAAAGTTGAGGAAAAGAAATTTGCTTATTTTGCTGCTCCTAGTTTGTTAGAGGGAATGAAGATTGTGAGCTATGTTATGTTAGCCTTCCCAGACCTAGTGTTCTGCTTGTGCATTGCGATTTGCCTGCTTTGGTTTTCCATGGATCAAAATCAATAA
- the LOC121788563 gene encoding uncharacterized protein LOC121788563 isoform X2: MFAIILQDLSVIPTDVSGAFPMEICEEEKEVLPESGDSTSQDHVVVDSVKSHCRINETRDGRLRQANISSAAARPCLALKIEVV, translated from the exons ATGTTTGCAATTATTCTTCAAGATTTATCTGTAATACCCACAGATGTTTCGGGCGCATTTCCTATGGAGATTTGTGAAGAGGAGAAAGAAGTATTGCCTGAAAGTGGTGATTCTACTAGTCAAGACCATGTTGTTGTGGATTCAGTGAAGTCTCACTGCCGAATTAATGAAACACGTGATG GCCGGTTGAGACAGGCCAATATATCCAGCGCCGCTGCCCGCCCTTGCCTAGCACTGAAGATTGAGGTGGTT TGA